The Panicum hallii strain FIL2 chromosome 9, PHallii_v3.1, whole genome shotgun sequence genome has a window encoding:
- the LOC112875053 gene encoding tetratricopeptide repeat protein SKI3 isoform X2, whose amino-acid sequence MPETAAEANLRRQLEQTLAADPSIPLHHYNLGVFLWARAEAEQEGDGDEARRLRAAAAEHFLAAAKLNPNDGVPFRFLGNHYARGGDTQRAAKCYQRAVALNADDAEAGEALCDLLDVEGKESLELAVCKEAAGKSPRAFWAFRRLGYLQVHQRKWSDAIQSLQHAIRGYPTCADLWEALGLAYHRLGMFTAAVKSYGRAIELDSSRVFALIESGNIQLMLGYFRKGVEQFRSALEMAPHNHSAYFGLASALLAWSRNCVTTGAFGWAASLLKEASEAAKICASLTGNLSCVWKLHGDVQLALARCFPWVDEKIKRGVDTQMFKDSVQEWRNAILSAANGAKLSYQRALHLTPWEANVHNDAAICLDLIYSMDDNNRHDPNVWELSEKMSLGALILEPVNKDFWVTLGSMSSDLALKQHSFIRALHLDMSLSEAWAYLGKIYRQSGDKQLAKEAFDRARSIDPSLALPWAGMSAENYHQSGTVNESFESCLRAAQILPLPEFQIGLGTIAARTGNLLSPQVLMAVRQAVHRAPHYPESHNINGLVSEVRSDFQSAIRFYQQARSALGMMNNSKSDNKYVFADVSVNLARSLYKAGLATDAVRECEELRSQGLLSMDGLQIYALALWKTGRSEEALSVSRNLAENLSGMKPESASVALGFICTLTYAISGKDSAAAVIHKLPGQLNYSSQLKFIISALDALHPNKRLQLPQLSMPPRLTSYEVMSEVHSNIALGKAIEGEMDKPLRVDASLSYLKKVLHMYPDCSLVRNQLGSLLLWSGDWMASHKAIRVTSLTHGHTSSMGLRSAHQIQASAMVCCYATCTSYPKFSFPTCEHQYLSGHDEIHHLQRWVHREPWNQDARYLLVLAIFQKAREEKYPKHMCIILKRLIMQVLSNASNSHENKVVQYEVFLLLLLSSEICLQSLDYENCIAQAKEALRMTASRCVDTFFAHFQLCRAYAVKGDLLNSRNEYMNCLKKHANTEMGWVMLKHLESACSLETSSDEIYKNLCECIERNGSDLSKWTSLFNLVSAQCFIGDENFASAEEALAQACAEGDPDSCILFLNGATCMEIARRFAAPQFISRAAPSLRKAQQKSHASLPLVSLLLAQAEGSLGSKTKWEKNLRLEWFSWLPELRPAEVYFQMHLLARQSAAAASQQNQLVETMQSPESWLLRAIHLNPSCSRYWKALLQLMDA is encoded by the exons ATGCCCGAAACT GCGGCGGAGGCCAACCTCCGCAGGCAACTAGagcaaaccctcgccgccgacccctcCATCCCGCTCCACCACTACAACCTC GGCGTCTTCCTATGGGCCCGCGCGGAGGCGGAGCAGGAGGGCGATGGGGACGAAGCGCGGCGGctccgcgcggcggcggcggagcattTCCTCGCCGCAGCCAAGCTGAACCCCAACGATGGCGTCCCCTTCCGCTTCCTCGGCAATCACTACGCGCGTGGCGGCGACACGCAGCGGGCGGCCAAGTGCTACCAGCGCGCGGTGGCACTCAACGCTGACGATGCCGAGGCTGGG GAGGCTCTCTGTGACTTGCTAGATGTCGAGGGGAAGGAGAGCTTGGAGCTTGCTGTGTGCAAGGAGGCAGCTGGCAAGTCACCTCGCGCATTCTGGGCCTTTCGAAGGCTTGGCTACTTGCAG GTTCATCAGAGGAAATGGTCAGATGCCATACAAAGCCTTCAGCATGCAATACGAGGTTACCCAACATGTGCAGATTTATGGGAG GCACTTGGTTTGGCATACCACCGTTTGGGCATGTTCACTGCAGCAGTAAAG TCATATGGACGAGCTATTGAACTTGATAGTTCCAGGGTCTTTGCGTTGATAGAAAGTGGAAACATCCAGCTAATGCTTGGCTATTTCAGAAAG GGAGTTGAACAGTTTCGTTCTGCTTTGGAAATGGCTCCACATAACCATTCAGCATATTTTGGACTTGCTTCTGCATTGCTTGCATGGTCAAGGAATTGTGTAACTACTGGGGCCTTTGGCTGGGCTGCTAGCCTGCTGAAG GAAGCATCTGAAGCTGCCAAAATTTGTGCTTCATTGACTGGAAATCTTTCATGTGTTTGGAAATTGCATGGAGATGTTCAG CTTGCACTTGCGAGGTGCTTTCCATGGGTGGATGAGAAGATCAAGAGGGGTGTAGATACACAGATGTTCAAAGATTCTGTTCAGGAGTGGAGAAATGCAATTCTGTCAGCGGCAAATGGTGCAAAACTCTCATATCAACGGGCTTTGCATCTTACACCCTGGGAAGCTAATGTTCACAATGATGCTGCTATTTGTCTTGATCTAATATATTCCATGGATGACAATAACAGACACGACCCCAATGTTTG GGAGCTTTCAGAGAAAATGTCACTTGGTGCCTTGATACTGGAACCAGTTAATAAGGATTTCTGGGTTACATTGGGTTCCATGTCAAGTGATCTGGCTTTGAAGCAGCATTCTTTCATTAGGGCACTTCATCTTGATATGTCTCTTTCTGAAGCTTGGGCATACCTTGGAAAG ATTTACAGGCAATCAGGTGATAAACAATTGGCTAAAGAAGCATTTGATCGAGCTCGAAGCATTGATCCTTCGTTGGCCTTGCCGTGGGCAGGAATGTCGGCGGAAAATTATCACCAATCTGG TACAGTAAATGAATCTTTTGAAAGCTGCTTGAGAGCTGCACAGATCCTACCT CTGCCAGAGTTCCAGATTGGCCTTGGAACAATTGCTGCCCGTACTGGTAATCTTCTTTCACCTCAG GTGTTGATGGCTGTAAGGCAGGCTGTTCATCGAGCACCTCATTACCCAGAGTCTCACAATATAAATGGCTTGGTTTCTGAAGTGCGATCAGATTTTCAGTCTGCAATCAGATTTTACCAACAAGCGAGATCTGCTTTAGGCATGATGAACAATTCCAAGTCAGACAATAAATATGTTTTTGCTGATGTTTCAGTGAACCTTGCCCGGTCACTATACAAG GCTGGTCTTGCAACTGATGCAGTGCGGGAATGTGAAGAGTTGAGATCCCAAG GGCTGCTGAGCATGGATGGATTGCAGATATATGCTCTTGCATTGTGGAAAACTGGACGAAGTGAGGAAGCTCTTTCTGTATCTAGAAACTTGGCTGAAAATTTATCTGGCATGAAGCCAGAGAGTGCAAGTGTGGCTTTGGGATTCATTTGCACATTGACATATGCAATTTCTGGGAAGGATTCAGCAGCTGCAGTCATTCATAAGCTTCCTGGCCAACTCAATTACAGCTCGCAGTTGAAATTTATTATTTCTGCATTGGATGCTTTGCATCCAAACAAGCGTTTGCAGTTGCCTCAGTTGAGTATGCCTCCTAGGCTTACATCTTATGAAGTGATGAGTGAAGTCCACTCGAATATTGCTCTTGGGAAGGCA ATTGAGGGGGAAATGGACAAGCCTTTGAGGGTTGATGCTAGCTTGTCTTACCTGAAAAAGGTTCTGCACATGTACCCTGACTGCAGTTTAGTGAG AAACCAACTTGGATCTCTGCTCCTGTGGAGTGGAGATTGGATGGCTTCTCATAAAGCAATAAGGGTTACTTCTCTGACACATGGTCACACATCCAGTATGGGCCTAAGATCTGCACATCAAATTCAAGCATCTGCAATGGTTTGTTGCTATGCTACCTGCACCTCTTATCCAAAGTTCTCTTTCCCAACATGTGAACACCAGTACTTAAGTGGACATGATGAAATACACCACTTGCAAAG GTGGGTTCATCGTGAACCATGGAACCAAGATGCACGTTACCTGCTTGTCCTTGCTATTTTCCAAAAAGCACGTGAAGAGAAGTACCCCAAACATATGTGTATCATTTTGAAGAGGCTCATCATGCAAGTGCTATCCAACGCTAGCAATTCACATGAGAACAAAGTTGTGCAGTATGAGGTgttcttgcttcttcttttATCTTCAGAGATCTGTTTGCAATCTTTAGACTATGAAAATTGCATTGCTCAAGCTAAAGAAGCTCTAAGAATGACTGCCTCTAGGTGTGTTGATACTTTCTTTGCACACTTCCAACTCTGTCGGGCCTATGCTGTGAAAGGGGATCTTTTGAACTCCAGGAATGAGTACATGAACTGCTTGAAAAAACATGCGAATACTGAGATGGGTTGGGTAATGCTGAAGCACCTTGAATCTGCATGTTCATTGGAGACCTCTTCTGATGAAATATATAAAAATCTTTGTGAGTGCATTGAAAGGAATGGCAGTGACCTGTCAAAATGGACGTCTCTTTTCAATCTAGTCTCTGCTCAGTGCTTTATAGGGGATGAAAACTTTGCAAGCGCTGAAGAAGCTCTTGCTCAGGCATGTGCTGAAGGAGATCCGGATAGCTGCATCTTATTCCTCAATG GTGCGACCTGTATGGAAATTGCCCGGAGGTTTGCAGCTCCTCAGTTTATATCCCGTGCAGCTCCCAGCCTCAGAAAGGCCCAGCAGAAATCACATGCTTCGTTACCTCTGGTGTCACTTCTACTGGCACAAGCCGAGGGCAGCCTTGGCTCCAAAACCAAGTGGGAGAAGAACCTTCGCCTGGAATGGTTCTCATGGCTCCCAG AACTGCGGCCTGCGGAGGTGTACTTCCAAATGCACCTGCTGGCGAGGCAGTCGGCCGCGGCGGCTTCCCAGCAGAACCAGCTGGTGGAGACGATGCAGAGCCCAGAGAGCTGGCTGCTTCGGGCGATTCACCTGAACCCGTCCTGCTCCCGGTACTGGAAGGCTCTGCTGCAGCTTATGGACGCGTAA
- the LOC112875053 gene encoding tetratricopeptide repeat protein SKI3 isoform X1, whose product MPETAAEANLRRQLEQTLAADPSIPLHHYNLGVFLWARAEAEQEGDGDEARRLRAAAAEHFLAAAKLNPNDGVPFRFLGNHYARGGDTQRAAKCYQRAVALNADDAEAGEALCDLLDVEGKESLELAVCKEAAGKSPRAFWAFRRLGYLQVHQRKWSDAIQSLQHAIRGYPTCADLWEALGLAYHRLGMFTAAVKSYGRAIELDSSRVFALIESGNIQLMLGYFRKGVEQFRSALEMAPHNHSAYFGLASALLAWSRNCVTTGAFGWAASLLKEASEAAKICASLTGNLSCVWKLHGDVQLALARCFPWVDEKIKRGVDTQMFKDSVQEWRNAILSAANGAKLSYQRALHLTPWEANVHNDAAICLDLIYSMDDNNRHDPNVWELSEKMSLGALILEPVNKDFWVTLGSMSSDLALKQHSFIRALHLDMSLSEAWAYLGKIYRQSGDKQLAKEAFDRARSIDPSLALPWAGMSAENYHQSGGSTVNESFESCLRAAQILPLPEFQIGLGTIAARTGNLLSPQVLMAVRQAVHRAPHYPESHNINGLVSEVRSDFQSAIRFYQQARSALGMMNNSKSDNKYVFADVSVNLARSLYKAGLATDAVRECEELRSQGLLSMDGLQIYALALWKTGRSEEALSVSRNLAENLSGMKPESASVALGFICTLTYAISGKDSAAAVIHKLPGQLNYSSQLKFIISALDALHPNKRLQLPQLSMPPRLTSYEVMSEVHSNIALGKAIEGEMDKPLRVDASLSYLKKVLHMYPDCSLVRNQLGSLLLWSGDWMASHKAIRVTSLTHGHTSSMGLRSAHQIQASAMVCCYATCTSYPKFSFPTCEHQYLSGHDEIHHLQRWVHREPWNQDARYLLVLAIFQKAREEKYPKHMCIILKRLIMQVLSNASNSHENKVVQYEVFLLLLLSSEICLQSLDYENCIAQAKEALRMTASRCVDTFFAHFQLCRAYAVKGDLLNSRNEYMNCLKKHANTEMGWVMLKHLESACSLETSSDEIYKNLCECIERNGSDLSKWTSLFNLVSAQCFIGDENFASAEEALAQACAEGDPDSCILFLNGATCMEIARRFAAPQFISRAAPSLRKAQQKSHASLPLVSLLLAQAEGSLGSKTKWEKNLRLEWFSWLPELRPAEVYFQMHLLARQSAAAASQQNQLVETMQSPESWLLRAIHLNPSCSRYWKALLQLMDA is encoded by the exons ATGCCCGAAACT GCGGCGGAGGCCAACCTCCGCAGGCAACTAGagcaaaccctcgccgccgacccctcCATCCCGCTCCACCACTACAACCTC GGCGTCTTCCTATGGGCCCGCGCGGAGGCGGAGCAGGAGGGCGATGGGGACGAAGCGCGGCGGctccgcgcggcggcggcggagcattTCCTCGCCGCAGCCAAGCTGAACCCCAACGATGGCGTCCCCTTCCGCTTCCTCGGCAATCACTACGCGCGTGGCGGCGACACGCAGCGGGCGGCCAAGTGCTACCAGCGCGCGGTGGCACTCAACGCTGACGATGCCGAGGCTGGG GAGGCTCTCTGTGACTTGCTAGATGTCGAGGGGAAGGAGAGCTTGGAGCTTGCTGTGTGCAAGGAGGCAGCTGGCAAGTCACCTCGCGCATTCTGGGCCTTTCGAAGGCTTGGCTACTTGCAG GTTCATCAGAGGAAATGGTCAGATGCCATACAAAGCCTTCAGCATGCAATACGAGGTTACCCAACATGTGCAGATTTATGGGAG GCACTTGGTTTGGCATACCACCGTTTGGGCATGTTCACTGCAGCAGTAAAG TCATATGGACGAGCTATTGAACTTGATAGTTCCAGGGTCTTTGCGTTGATAGAAAGTGGAAACATCCAGCTAATGCTTGGCTATTTCAGAAAG GGAGTTGAACAGTTTCGTTCTGCTTTGGAAATGGCTCCACATAACCATTCAGCATATTTTGGACTTGCTTCTGCATTGCTTGCATGGTCAAGGAATTGTGTAACTACTGGGGCCTTTGGCTGGGCTGCTAGCCTGCTGAAG GAAGCATCTGAAGCTGCCAAAATTTGTGCTTCATTGACTGGAAATCTTTCATGTGTTTGGAAATTGCATGGAGATGTTCAG CTTGCACTTGCGAGGTGCTTTCCATGGGTGGATGAGAAGATCAAGAGGGGTGTAGATACACAGATGTTCAAAGATTCTGTTCAGGAGTGGAGAAATGCAATTCTGTCAGCGGCAAATGGTGCAAAACTCTCATATCAACGGGCTTTGCATCTTACACCCTGGGAAGCTAATGTTCACAATGATGCTGCTATTTGTCTTGATCTAATATATTCCATGGATGACAATAACAGACACGACCCCAATGTTTG GGAGCTTTCAGAGAAAATGTCACTTGGTGCCTTGATACTGGAACCAGTTAATAAGGATTTCTGGGTTACATTGGGTTCCATGTCAAGTGATCTGGCTTTGAAGCAGCATTCTTTCATTAGGGCACTTCATCTTGATATGTCTCTTTCTGAAGCTTGGGCATACCTTGGAAAG ATTTACAGGCAATCAGGTGATAAACAATTGGCTAAAGAAGCATTTGATCGAGCTCGAAGCATTGATCCTTCGTTGGCCTTGCCGTGGGCAGGAATGTCGGCGGAAAATTATCACCAATCTGG GGGCAGTACAGTAAATGAATCTTTTGAAAGCTGCTTGAGAGCTGCACAGATCCTACCT CTGCCAGAGTTCCAGATTGGCCTTGGAACAATTGCTGCCCGTACTGGTAATCTTCTTTCACCTCAG GTGTTGATGGCTGTAAGGCAGGCTGTTCATCGAGCACCTCATTACCCAGAGTCTCACAATATAAATGGCTTGGTTTCTGAAGTGCGATCAGATTTTCAGTCTGCAATCAGATTTTACCAACAAGCGAGATCTGCTTTAGGCATGATGAACAATTCCAAGTCAGACAATAAATATGTTTTTGCTGATGTTTCAGTGAACCTTGCCCGGTCACTATACAAG GCTGGTCTTGCAACTGATGCAGTGCGGGAATGTGAAGAGTTGAGATCCCAAG GGCTGCTGAGCATGGATGGATTGCAGATATATGCTCTTGCATTGTGGAAAACTGGACGAAGTGAGGAAGCTCTTTCTGTATCTAGAAACTTGGCTGAAAATTTATCTGGCATGAAGCCAGAGAGTGCAAGTGTGGCTTTGGGATTCATTTGCACATTGACATATGCAATTTCTGGGAAGGATTCAGCAGCTGCAGTCATTCATAAGCTTCCTGGCCAACTCAATTACAGCTCGCAGTTGAAATTTATTATTTCTGCATTGGATGCTTTGCATCCAAACAAGCGTTTGCAGTTGCCTCAGTTGAGTATGCCTCCTAGGCTTACATCTTATGAAGTGATGAGTGAAGTCCACTCGAATATTGCTCTTGGGAAGGCA ATTGAGGGGGAAATGGACAAGCCTTTGAGGGTTGATGCTAGCTTGTCTTACCTGAAAAAGGTTCTGCACATGTACCCTGACTGCAGTTTAGTGAG AAACCAACTTGGATCTCTGCTCCTGTGGAGTGGAGATTGGATGGCTTCTCATAAAGCAATAAGGGTTACTTCTCTGACACATGGTCACACATCCAGTATGGGCCTAAGATCTGCACATCAAATTCAAGCATCTGCAATGGTTTGTTGCTATGCTACCTGCACCTCTTATCCAAAGTTCTCTTTCCCAACATGTGAACACCAGTACTTAAGTGGACATGATGAAATACACCACTTGCAAAG GTGGGTTCATCGTGAACCATGGAACCAAGATGCACGTTACCTGCTTGTCCTTGCTATTTTCCAAAAAGCACGTGAAGAGAAGTACCCCAAACATATGTGTATCATTTTGAAGAGGCTCATCATGCAAGTGCTATCCAACGCTAGCAATTCACATGAGAACAAAGTTGTGCAGTATGAGGTgttcttgcttcttcttttATCTTCAGAGATCTGTTTGCAATCTTTAGACTATGAAAATTGCATTGCTCAAGCTAAAGAAGCTCTAAGAATGACTGCCTCTAGGTGTGTTGATACTTTCTTTGCACACTTCCAACTCTGTCGGGCCTATGCTGTGAAAGGGGATCTTTTGAACTCCAGGAATGAGTACATGAACTGCTTGAAAAAACATGCGAATACTGAGATGGGTTGGGTAATGCTGAAGCACCTTGAATCTGCATGTTCATTGGAGACCTCTTCTGATGAAATATATAAAAATCTTTGTGAGTGCATTGAAAGGAATGGCAGTGACCTGTCAAAATGGACGTCTCTTTTCAATCTAGTCTCTGCTCAGTGCTTTATAGGGGATGAAAACTTTGCAAGCGCTGAAGAAGCTCTTGCTCAGGCATGTGCTGAAGGAGATCCGGATAGCTGCATCTTATTCCTCAATG GTGCGACCTGTATGGAAATTGCCCGGAGGTTTGCAGCTCCTCAGTTTATATCCCGTGCAGCTCCCAGCCTCAGAAAGGCCCAGCAGAAATCACATGCTTCGTTACCTCTGGTGTCACTTCTACTGGCACAAGCCGAGGGCAGCCTTGGCTCCAAAACCAAGTGGGAGAAGAACCTTCGCCTGGAATGGTTCTCATGGCTCCCAG AACTGCGGCCTGCGGAGGTGTACTTCCAAATGCACCTGCTGGCGAGGCAGTCGGCCGCGGCGGCTTCCCAGCAGAACCAGCTGGTGGAGACGATGCAGAGCCCAGAGAGCTGGCTGCTTCGGGCGATTCACCTGAACCCGTCCTGCTCCCGGTACTGGAAGGCTCTGCTGCAGCTTATGGACGCGTAA
- the LOC112875053 gene encoding tetratricopeptide repeat protein SKI3 isoform X3, with protein MLGYFRKGVEQFRSALEMAPHNHSAYFGLASALLAWSRNCVTTGAFGWAASLLKEASEAAKICASLTGNLSCVWKLHGDVQLALARCFPWVDEKIKRGVDTQMFKDSVQEWRNAILSAANGAKLSYQRALHLTPWEANVHNDAAICLDLIYSMDDNNRHDPNVWELSEKMSLGALILEPVNKDFWVTLGSMSSDLALKQHSFIRALHLDMSLSEAWAYLGKIYRQSGDKQLAKEAFDRARSIDPSLALPWAGMSAENYHQSGGSTVNESFESCLRAAQILPLPEFQIGLGTIAARTGNLLSPQVLMAVRQAVHRAPHYPESHNINGLVSEVRSDFQSAIRFYQQARSALGMMNNSKSDNKYVFADVSVNLARSLYKAGLATDAVRECEELRSQGLLSMDGLQIYALALWKTGRSEEALSVSRNLAENLSGMKPESASVALGFICTLTYAISGKDSAAAVIHKLPGQLNYSSQLKFIISALDALHPNKRLQLPQLSMPPRLTSYEVMSEVHSNIALGKAIEGEMDKPLRVDASLSYLKKVLHMYPDCSLVRNQLGSLLLWSGDWMASHKAIRVTSLTHGHTSSMGLRSAHQIQASAMVCCYATCTSYPKFSFPTCEHQYLSGHDEIHHLQRWVHREPWNQDARYLLVLAIFQKAREEKYPKHMCIILKRLIMQVLSNASNSHENKVVQYEVFLLLLLSSEICLQSLDYENCIAQAKEALRMTASRCVDTFFAHFQLCRAYAVKGDLLNSRNEYMNCLKKHANTEMGWVMLKHLESACSLETSSDEIYKNLCECIERNGSDLSKWTSLFNLVSAQCFIGDENFASAEEALAQACAEGDPDSCILFLNGATCMEIARRFAAPQFISRAAPSLRKAQQKSHASLPLVSLLLAQAEGSLGSKTKWEKNLRLEWFSWLPELRPAEVYFQMHLLARQSAAAASQQNQLVETMQSPESWLLRAIHLNPSCSRYWKALLQLMDA; from the exons ATGCTTGGCTATTTCAGAAAG GGAGTTGAACAGTTTCGTTCTGCTTTGGAAATGGCTCCACATAACCATTCAGCATATTTTGGACTTGCTTCTGCATTGCTTGCATGGTCAAGGAATTGTGTAACTACTGGGGCCTTTGGCTGGGCTGCTAGCCTGCTGAAG GAAGCATCTGAAGCTGCCAAAATTTGTGCTTCATTGACTGGAAATCTTTCATGTGTTTGGAAATTGCATGGAGATGTTCAG CTTGCACTTGCGAGGTGCTTTCCATGGGTGGATGAGAAGATCAAGAGGGGTGTAGATACACAGATGTTCAAAGATTCTGTTCAGGAGTGGAGAAATGCAATTCTGTCAGCGGCAAATGGTGCAAAACTCTCATATCAACGGGCTTTGCATCTTACACCCTGGGAAGCTAATGTTCACAATGATGCTGCTATTTGTCTTGATCTAATATATTCCATGGATGACAATAACAGACACGACCCCAATGTTTG GGAGCTTTCAGAGAAAATGTCACTTGGTGCCTTGATACTGGAACCAGTTAATAAGGATTTCTGGGTTACATTGGGTTCCATGTCAAGTGATCTGGCTTTGAAGCAGCATTCTTTCATTAGGGCACTTCATCTTGATATGTCTCTTTCTGAAGCTTGGGCATACCTTGGAAAG ATTTACAGGCAATCAGGTGATAAACAATTGGCTAAAGAAGCATTTGATCGAGCTCGAAGCATTGATCCTTCGTTGGCCTTGCCGTGGGCAGGAATGTCGGCGGAAAATTATCACCAATCTGG GGGCAGTACAGTAAATGAATCTTTTGAAAGCTGCTTGAGAGCTGCACAGATCCTACCT CTGCCAGAGTTCCAGATTGGCCTTGGAACAATTGCTGCCCGTACTGGTAATCTTCTTTCACCTCAG GTGTTGATGGCTGTAAGGCAGGCTGTTCATCGAGCACCTCATTACCCAGAGTCTCACAATATAAATGGCTTGGTTTCTGAAGTGCGATCAGATTTTCAGTCTGCAATCAGATTTTACCAACAAGCGAGATCTGCTTTAGGCATGATGAACAATTCCAAGTCAGACAATAAATATGTTTTTGCTGATGTTTCAGTGAACCTTGCCCGGTCACTATACAAG GCTGGTCTTGCAACTGATGCAGTGCGGGAATGTGAAGAGTTGAGATCCCAAG GGCTGCTGAGCATGGATGGATTGCAGATATATGCTCTTGCATTGTGGAAAACTGGACGAAGTGAGGAAGCTCTTTCTGTATCTAGAAACTTGGCTGAAAATTTATCTGGCATGAAGCCAGAGAGTGCAAGTGTGGCTTTGGGATTCATTTGCACATTGACATATGCAATTTCTGGGAAGGATTCAGCAGCTGCAGTCATTCATAAGCTTCCTGGCCAACTCAATTACAGCTCGCAGTTGAAATTTATTATTTCTGCATTGGATGCTTTGCATCCAAACAAGCGTTTGCAGTTGCCTCAGTTGAGTATGCCTCCTAGGCTTACATCTTATGAAGTGATGAGTGAAGTCCACTCGAATATTGCTCTTGGGAAGGCA ATTGAGGGGGAAATGGACAAGCCTTTGAGGGTTGATGCTAGCTTGTCTTACCTGAAAAAGGTTCTGCACATGTACCCTGACTGCAGTTTAGTGAG AAACCAACTTGGATCTCTGCTCCTGTGGAGTGGAGATTGGATGGCTTCTCATAAAGCAATAAGGGTTACTTCTCTGACACATGGTCACACATCCAGTATGGGCCTAAGATCTGCACATCAAATTCAAGCATCTGCAATGGTTTGTTGCTATGCTACCTGCACCTCTTATCCAAAGTTCTCTTTCCCAACATGTGAACACCAGTACTTAAGTGGACATGATGAAATACACCACTTGCAAAG GTGGGTTCATCGTGAACCATGGAACCAAGATGCACGTTACCTGCTTGTCCTTGCTATTTTCCAAAAAGCACGTGAAGAGAAGTACCCCAAACATATGTGTATCATTTTGAAGAGGCTCATCATGCAAGTGCTATCCAACGCTAGCAATTCACATGAGAACAAAGTTGTGCAGTATGAGGTgttcttgcttcttcttttATCTTCAGAGATCTGTTTGCAATCTTTAGACTATGAAAATTGCATTGCTCAAGCTAAAGAAGCTCTAAGAATGACTGCCTCTAGGTGTGTTGATACTTTCTTTGCACACTTCCAACTCTGTCGGGCCTATGCTGTGAAAGGGGATCTTTTGAACTCCAGGAATGAGTACATGAACTGCTTGAAAAAACATGCGAATACTGAGATGGGTTGGGTAATGCTGAAGCACCTTGAATCTGCATGTTCATTGGAGACCTCTTCTGATGAAATATATAAAAATCTTTGTGAGTGCATTGAAAGGAATGGCAGTGACCTGTCAAAATGGACGTCTCTTTTCAATCTAGTCTCTGCTCAGTGCTTTATAGGGGATGAAAACTTTGCAAGCGCTGAAGAAGCTCTTGCTCAGGCATGTGCTGAAGGAGATCCGGATAGCTGCATCTTATTCCTCAATG GTGCGACCTGTATGGAAATTGCCCGGAGGTTTGCAGCTCCTCAGTTTATATCCCGTGCAGCTCCCAGCCTCAGAAAGGCCCAGCAGAAATCACATGCTTCGTTACCTCTGGTGTCACTTCTACTGGCACAAGCCGAGGGCAGCCTTGGCTCCAAAACCAAGTGGGAGAAGAACCTTCGCCTGGAATGGTTCTCATGGCTCCCAG AACTGCGGCCTGCGGAGGTGTACTTCCAAATGCACCTGCTGGCGAGGCAGTCGGCCGCGGCGGCTTCCCAGCAGAACCAGCTGGTGGAGACGATGCAGAGCCCAGAGAGCTGGCTGCTTCGGGCGATTCACCTGAACCCGTCCTGCTCCCGGTACTGGAAGGCTCTGCTGCAGCTTATGGACGCGTAA